CTTACGTTTCTGCGCCAAGACAGTAACGCTTTCCTCCCATTTCGTTAGATTATCCCAAAACTTGTCTACTAAGCTTTTCTTCTTAAAGGTTTTCTCCAGACGAGAAAAAATTATCTCTCCTTCTTTGTTTGCGATAGCTTCCAAAGCTCCGCTAAGATAGGGGCGGCTTGTATCATCGTCTATTAGCTTCAGCCCTACCACTTCACCCGACTTTTCTATGAACGACAAATGTCCTTTACGCACCATGTCCAGCACAGCAGCAGAAAAACCATCATTATCAGGCTCCTTGCAAACCCTACTGACAATTGCATTGACAAGCTCTGGGGGGTCTTGCGTAGGTAAATCACGTTCATACAGTGCATCATACTTTATCTTTCGTTCCCTGCCGTATAAAAGGTAGATACCTAAGAAGATTACAAAAAGCAGTATGGGGTAGAACAAACCAAGCATTTTAGTCCTTTGGTAAATACTTGTGTACTGTCTTTCAATTTCCTCCACGTCTGCCAAAGAAAGAACACTGTTCTTGTAATTTGTGCCTGTGCCAAGCAGTCTTGGAAAGACAAAACGACCTTCCACGTAAGTGTTAGCAGGTACCTGCTCAAATACGTAGTGGAACACGTACCTGTCATTTTGCAATCCCTTAGTAACTTCCTTTTTTAACCCCAAGGGATGCACATATACGGAGGAGGGTTCACCAAATACTGATGGAAATGCAATCATTACCACCAGTTTATCAGTCTTCACTGCAGTACCTTCGCCTATGAACTTTACAAATAACTGCGAAAAATCATTGCATTCCATCATTATGTTACGGAGGTAGTACGAGAATTTTACTTGAACAATCTGTCCTTCTTTAGGAACATTTACATACACGCCCTGCCCACTAGAACTAGGACTTCTTGGTGCGAACCACAGTTCCAGAGAGACCACATTGTGTCTATTCATGACATAATTGATTTCAGGTGTTAGGTTTGGCCCCTGCAAAACAGCAACTTGCAGATCTTCTATGTCTACCTCGCTTGGGTATTCTACACGCCAAGTAACATATCTAAAAGGATCCTTTAATAGCCATGTTACAGTTTCCTCTACCAGAGCAGAGCCGTCTTCTTCTACAACCATAGAGAAGGTTCTCTCCGGAAGCTCAAAAGTAACAGCGGCTACAGAGCTCGGTAACAAGAAAACACTAACACACTGAAACAAAACTCCGAAACACAGAAAAACTAGGAGCCATAGGGTTATTCTTGTTTTCATGAGCCCATTATATATCACCGAAGATATAAAAGTGCTTAATGCACAGTACTTCATAAAGCACATCGACACAACTAGGGATTCCTACAATGGTAAAATGGCTATGATGAGGTTTCCGAAAAGATATGGGTAGCTTTAAAGAAGCATTACTAAAAAGCATGAACAAACTGTTTCCACTACCTGTTCATCCTTTTAACCTGCAAAAAGATGGTGTAAAAACTTATGCCGACTGGGAATTTGAAAAAGGTTTAAGCACTCTGCAATATTTTTTAGATTTTACTGACTTGGACCAACTTTTTAAAGACAAAACAGTGCTGGACATTGGGTGTGGAGCCGCAGGCAAAACAGTATTTTATGCCACTTGCGGAGTAAAAGAGATTTACGGAGTAGACAAGGTTGAAAAATACAAAGAACAGGCAGAGAGACTCGCTAAGAGCAAAGGTGTTGAGGACAAGTTTCACTTTGTTATTGCGGATGCAGCAACCTTGCCCTTTTCTGAGAACACCTTCGACACCATAATCATGAACGACTTCATGGAGCATGCGTCACAGCCTCAAAACGTTCTCCTAGAGTGTTATAGAGTTTTAAAGCCTGGCGGTATGTTATATGTGAATTCTCCACCTTATTACCATCCCTACGGAGCACATTTGAGTGACTTGATTGGTGTCCCTTGGGTACACGTGTTTTTTGACGAGCAAACGCTCATAAATGTTTATAAAGACCTTGCCAAAGGACTACCCGACGCTGAGGATCGGATTAAGCTACGTTTTTCCGTTGATAATACCGGAAAGCCTTACATTTCCTACATTAATAAGATGACCATCAAAAAGTTCCGCCAGTGGATAAAAAGTTCTCCATTCAGGTGCGTGTACTACAAAGAAGTTCCCCTACGTAAAAGTTTATCGTTCTTAGCTAAATGGAGCCTAACCAAAGAGTACTTTGTTAAGATGTTAGTAGCCGTACTAAATAAGCCAATAGAGAAAACCTAGCAAGCAGGTTTTTTGGGAAAGCATTGACTAAGCCTTAGATTGGATTTTGTTTGGTTATAATAGAGTGTTATAAGTTTGAAGTTAAGAGGCAAAAGGAGGTAGCTTTAGTGCTTACGACAAAAGATAACATTGAAAAAAAGTTGCCAGAAAATCTTAAAGACCTGGCAGCTGTAGCATATAACTTTTGGCACACGTGGTCACGTTCTGCCATGAAACTTTGGAGCAAAATAGACCCTGATCTCTGGAAGGCTTACCAAAACCCTGTTAAGCTCCTTTTAGAAACACCCAGCGAAAGGCTTGAAGAGCTTTCAAAAGACGAAGACTTTTTGTCCCTGTATGAATTGGTCACAGAAAGATTCCACAGTTACATGAAGGAGAGCAACACATGGTTCAATGCTAATTACCCCAACTGGGACACAAAGTTTGTTTACATGTGCATGGAATATGGAATAAGTGAAGCACTGCCCATTTATTCAGGGGGCTTAGGTATTCTTGCTGGCGACCACCTAAAGTCTGCTAGCGATTTAGGAATACCACTAATTGCCGTTGGGCTTCTGTACAAACACGGTTATTTTGTGCAAGAAATCAGCTCCGATCTTACGCAACAAGAATTGTTTCCTCAATACAGTCCGGAAGACTTACCCATTACACCTTTGCTTGATGCAGAAGGCAAACCTGTATTAGTCCAAGTCCCTCTGGATGACCAAATGATTACAGCCAGAGTTTTTCAAGCTGACGTAGGACGCGTTAAGCTTTACCTTTTAGATCCAGATACACCAGAAACTCCTCCTGAGTACAGGCTTATATGTGATTACCTCTACAATCCGGGTATGGACATACGAGTTGCACAAGAAATACTGCTGGGTGTAGGGGGCATAAGACTTCTCAAAGAGCTGAATATAGAACCCGGATTAGTTCATCTTAATGAAGGGCATCCAGCATTTGCAGCTTTTGAACGCATAAAAGACCTTATGCAGAAGGGCTTGTCTTTTGAGGAATCACTGGAAGTGGTCAAGGAAAGTACCGTTTTTACCACCCACACACCTGTACCAGCTGGTCATGATAAGTTTCCAGTGGACTTTATCTATGGTCGTTTTAGGTCATTTTTTGAAGGTTTGCCAGCGGATAAATTTCTAAGTTTGGGCAAAGAAACAGAAGATTCTGGTGAGCTGAACATGACAGTTTTGGCCATACGCACTTCCGCCTACGTCAATGGTGTGAGTCAGTTGCATGCACGTGTGTCCAGAGAAATGTTCCGCAATCTTTGGAAAGGTTACACGTTGGAAGAAGTACCCATAGAGGGCATTACGAACGGAGTCCATACATTAACATGGATTTGCTCAGAGTTTTCCAGAATCTATGACCGTGCACTCAGCAGGGTATGGCGTGAACACACAGATTTAGAAGGCATGTGGTACGGCGTTGAACGTATTTCGGACGCCGATTTGTGGGAAGCGCATTTAAAAGCAAAAAAGAACTTTATATCGCTCATGAAGGAGAAAATTCAGAGTAGAAACAAGCGCCTTAATCTGAGTGATCCGTTACCCGAAATTGATGAAAATAGCCTCATAATAGGTTTTGGCAGACGTTTTGCTACTTACAAACGCGCCATTTTGATTTTCCGTGATTTGGAAAGACTCAAGAAAATCCTGAACACACCAGGCCGACCGGTTTATCTGGTATTTGCAGGTAAAGCTCATCCAAACGATGGGCCAGGCAAAGAATTTCTTAGCCAAGTTCTTCGGATGACAAAGGAACCAGGATTCGCCGGCAAAGTGTTCTTCTTAGAAAACTACGACATTTCTTTAGCCAGAGCCATGGTATCAGGCGTTGACGTTTGGCTCAACACGCCACGACGTCCACAAGAAGCTAGTGGCACCAGTGGCATGAAAGCAGCCATAAACGGTGTTTTAAACCTTAGTATTTACGATGGATGGTGGGTAGAAGGTTACAACGGCAAGAACGGATGGGTTGTGGGAGATGAATCTTTGGAACCTGAGCACGAAGAGAATGATCAAAGGGACTCAGAAAGCCTGTACAACATACTCGAAACTCAAATAATCCCAACCTATTATGAAAACAGAACCAAATGGCTTTCAATGATGCGTGAGAGTATTAAGAGCATTGTTCCGCGCTTCAGTACACATCGCATGGTCAAGGAGTACATGGACAAAACATATGTAAAAGCTTTTATCAATTCGGAACGTCTCTCCAAGAATGATTTTGAGAATGCTAAGCGCGACGTTAATTGGGAAAGTAGAGTCGTTGAAGCGTGGAACGGTGTTTCAGTAAAGAACGTTGCTGTGGAAGAAAACGGAGCAAGCTTACGAGTCACCGTTAATTTGGGGCAACTTTCCCCTGAAGATGTCAAAGTTGAACTTTTTTTAGGCAGAGAAGGTACAGAACTAGAGAAAGTACGAACCGTTGAACTGCGCAGATATGTATCAGAAGGTGACAGCACTTTTACTTACTTTTACACCGATGGTTTCTTGCGACACCTTGGTAACCCTTGCTGGAAGTACTTTGTTAGAATCCTGCCTGACACTTCTGACACAGACATAATTCAGCACGTACCTATAATCTGGTACGTCATCCAGTAGGAAATTTCGAAAGAAAAAAGGCGGCCGCCTATGCTAAAGCGGCCGCCTTTTTTGCAATTGCCTGAGCTTCTTCGTTATTTGTAGATAGAACAACCTTTTTCACTCTGGGAATGCTTGAAGGTGTCATACTAAACACTTGTAATCCAAGGCCAAGAAGTATTTCTGTGGCTTTATCATCACCTGCAAGCTCACCGCACATGGCAACCTCTTTTCCAAAAGCGTTTCCCACATCAATAACCCTCTTTATGAGTCTAAGAACTGCAGGGTGAAGCGGGTTATAGTATTCTCGCACTTTTTCGTTATCCCGGTCCACAGCAAGAGTGTACTGAGTCAAATCGTTTGTACCGATGCTAAAAAAGTCCACCTCTGGTGCAAGTAAGTCAGCGGCTACCGCGGCCGATGGAATTTCCACCATAATGCCTACCTTTACATGCTCATCGAAAGGCTGGCCTTCTTCACGAAGCTCAGCTTTTGCTTCCTCTAGAACTTCCTTGGCTTTAACTACCTCTTCCACTGAACTGATCATGGGAAACATAACGGCAGCTTTACCGTAAGCACTAGCTCGCAAGATGGCCCTTAGTTGAGTCTTAAGTACATCTCTGCGGTCTAAACAGTATCTTATAGCTCTCCAACCCAAGAAAGGGTTGTTTTCCCTTTGCAAGCCCAGATAAGGTAAATCTTTATCTCCTCCAATGTCAAGGGTACGTATGGTGACCACTTGTCCCCGCATGCCCTCTAATGCCTTCTTATAGGCCTCAAATTGTTCTTCTTCTGACGGCAACGTGTTTCGGTCCATGAAAAGAAATTCCGTTCTAAAAAGCCCGACCCCTTCCGCACCGAATTTCAAAGCTATCTCAACTTCTTCAGGTCTGCCAATGTTAGCCTCCAGCTTAACCTGTGCGCCATCTTTGGTCACGCTTGGCACAGTAATCAATTCCCCCAGATCACTCTGCTCTTTTTTCCATTGCAACTGCTTTTGCTCGTAGTTTTTCAGCGAATCCTCTGCAGGGTTAACTTCAACTATGCCTTCGTTTCCATCAACCACGAGGAGGTCACCATTCTTTATCTCCCCAGTAGCATTCTTTGTGCCTACCACAGCAGGAATTTGAAAAGATCTAGCCATGATTGCCACATGCGAAGTGGGACCACCTTCATCAGTGACCAATCCAACTACGTGTTCTCGATCGATTTGAGCAGTGTCTGATGGGGCCAAGTCCCTGGCAACGAGAACAGTATTCTGTGGAAGCTGAGAAAGGTCTAACAAAGTGCCCGTGAGGTTCCTAATGATACGCTCTGTAATGTCCTTTAGATCCGCAGCACGAGCTTTGAGGTACTCGTCGGTCATTTGTTCAAAAAACTGAATGTACTCTTGCCCTACGGACCAAACGGCGAATTCTGC
The genomic region above belongs to Coprothermobacter proteolyticus DSM 5265 and contains:
- the malP gene encoding maltodextrin phosphorylase — encoded protein: MLTTKDNIEKKLPENLKDLAAVAYNFWHTWSRSAMKLWSKIDPDLWKAYQNPVKLLLETPSERLEELSKDEDFLSLYELVTERFHSYMKESNTWFNANYPNWDTKFVYMCMEYGISEALPIYSGGLGILAGDHLKSASDLGIPLIAVGLLYKHGYFVQEISSDLTQQELFPQYSPEDLPITPLLDAEGKPVLVQVPLDDQMITARVFQADVGRVKLYLLDPDTPETPPEYRLICDYLYNPGMDIRVAQEILLGVGGIRLLKELNIEPGLVHLNEGHPAFAAFERIKDLMQKGLSFEESLEVVKESTVFTTHTPVPAGHDKFPVDFIYGRFRSFFEGLPADKFLSLGKETEDSGELNMTVLAIRTSAYVNGVSQLHARVSREMFRNLWKGYTLEEVPIEGITNGVHTLTWICSEFSRIYDRALSRVWREHTDLEGMWYGVERISDADLWEAHLKAKKNFISLMKEKIQSRNKRLNLSDPLPEIDENSLIIGFGRRFATYKRAILIFRDLERLKKILNTPGRPVYLVFAGKAHPNDGPGKEFLSQVLRMTKEPGFAGKVFFLENYDISLARAMVSGVDVWLNTPRRPQEASGTSGMKAAINGVLNLSIYDGWWVEGYNGKNGWVVGDESLEPEHEENDQRDSESLYNILETQIIPTYYENRTKWLSMMRESIKSIVPRFSTHRMVKEYMDKTYVKAFINSERLSKNDFENAKRDVNWESRVVEAWNGVSVKNVAVEENGASLRVTVNLGQLSPEDVKVELFLGREGTELEKVRTVELRRYVSEGDSTFTYFYTDGFLRHLGNPCWKYFVRILPDTSDTDIIQHVPIIWYVIQ
- the ptsP gene encoding phosphoenolpyruvate--protein phosphotransferase — translated: MTLKGIPGAPGIGIGTAQVLKKELDIPRFALEDSKEELDRFYRALDQSKQQVSQLLERASKNGNKDVADIMQAHLMMLDDPEFLAKVKESIENEKLNAEFAVWSVGQEYIQFFEQMTDEYLKARAADLKDITERIIRNLTGTLLDLSQLPQNTVLVARDLAPSDTAQIDREHVVGLVTDEGGPTSHVAIMARSFQIPAVVGTKNATGEIKNGDLLVVDGNEGIVEVNPAEDSLKNYEQKQLQWKKEQSDLGELITVPSVTKDGAQVKLEANIGRPEEVEIALKFGAEGVGLFRTEFLFMDRNTLPSEEEQFEAYKKALEGMRGQVVTIRTLDIGGDKDLPYLGLQRENNPFLGWRAIRYCLDRRDVLKTQLRAILRASAYGKAAVMFPMISSVEEVVKAKEVLEEAKAELREEGQPFDEHVKVGIMVEIPSAAVAADLLAPEVDFFSIGTNDLTQYTLAVDRDNEKVREYYNPLHPAVLRLIKRVIDVGNAFGKEVAMCGELAGDDKATEILLGLGLQVFSMTPSSIPRVKKVVLSTNNEEAQAIAKKAAALA
- a CDS encoding DUF2207 domain-containing protein — its product is MKTRITLWLLVFLCFGVLFQCVSVFLLPSSVAAVTFELPERTFSMVVEEDGSALVEETVTWLLKDPFRYVTWRVEYPSEVDIEDLQVAVLQGPNLTPEINYVMNRHNVVSLELWFAPRSPSSSGQGVYVNVPKEGQIVQVKFSYYLRNIMMECNDFSQLFVKFIGEGTAVKTDKLVVMIAFPSVFGEPSSVYVHPLGLKKEVTKGLQNDRYVFHYVFEQVPANTYVEGRFVFPRLLGTGTNYKNSVLSLADVEEIERQYTSIYQRTKMLGLFYPILLFVIFLGIYLLYGRERKIKYDALYERDLPTQDPPELVNAIVSRVCKEPDNDGFSAAVLDMVRKGHLSFIEKSGEVVGLKLIDDDTSRPYLSGALEAIANKEGEIIFSRLEKTFKKKSLVDKFWDNLTKWEESVTVLAQKRKYFNSTGNTIAKTVAVVGGIALPIIMLTASANTDFPLMDARTFMMAGMGVSFIMALIVLFMNRAVFSHWTEEGLLYVKQWQALRKYLTDFTLLSQNPPQALAMWDELLVYGTALGVAKQTLKNLRQLYPTAPPETPVAGTLYVRPFIVDKLNGMPTTALLSMGGGKSGIRGGGGFGSGASVGGGAGGSSVGAG
- a CDS encoding class I SAM-dependent methyltransferase → MGSFKEALLKSMNKLFPLPVHPFNLQKDGVKTYADWEFEKGLSTLQYFLDFTDLDQLFKDKTVLDIGCGAAGKTVFYATCGVKEIYGVDKVEKYKEQAERLAKSKGVEDKFHFVIADAATLPFSENTFDTIIMNDFMEHASQPQNVLLECYRVLKPGGMLYVNSPPYYHPYGAHLSDLIGVPWVHVFFDEQTLINVYKDLAKGLPDAEDRIKLRFSVDNTGKPYISYINKMTIKKFRQWIKSSPFRCVYYKEVPLRKSLSFLAKWSLTKEYFVKMLVAVLNKPIEKT